The proteins below are encoded in one region of Thermosulfurimonas marina:
- a CDS encoding biotin--[acetyl-CoA-carboxylase] ligase encodes MAGELRAREIGADRRYFPRAERLMPLAYELALSEPRTAHGRVLRAGEVLSARGRHGRTWYAPFGGLWLALSLYDDHLPQTRGLLSLIFGLALGWMAERLEIPARVRWLNDLHYRGHKIAGVLLEKRNEWLLAGVGINVNNPPPKGLPAESLARLRGRPLNLEKLEELFLEGLRLYYGRLRALEAELAPYEEVPPNFLAEEFRRLSDTLGRCVAWATDLEKEEPLVGWARELEPDGTLLLEVEGKTLPLETGEVIYLF; translated from the coding sequence ATGGCCGGAGAGTTGAGGGCCCGGGAGATCGGAGCCGACCGGCGGTACTTTCCCCGGGCAGAGCGCCTCATGCCCCTGGCTTATGAGCTGGCCCTCTCCGAGCCCCGGACCGCCCATGGCCGGGTCCTGCGGGCCGGAGAGGTCCTTTCCGCCCGGGGTCGGCACGGCCGTACCTGGTATGCCCCTTTTGGGGGACTGTGGCTGGCCCTGAGTCTCTACGACGACCACCTTCCTCAGACCCGAGGCCTCCTTTCCCTGATCTTCGGCCTGGCCCTGGGCTGGATGGCCGAAAGGTTGGAGATCCCGGCCCGGGTGCGCTGGCTAAACGACCTCCACTACCGGGGACACAAGATCGCCGGAGTACTCCTTGAGAAACGGAACGAATGGCTTTTGGCCGGAGTGGGGATCAACGTGAATAATCCCCCTCCGAAAGGACTCCCGGCCGAAAGCCTGGCCCGTCTTCGGGGCCGGCCTTTGAATCTTGAAAAGCTGGAAGAACTCTTTTTGGAAGGACTCCGACTCTATTACGGAAGGCTGCGGGCCCTGGAGGCAGAGCTTGCCCCTTACGAAGAGGTCCCCCCCAATTTTCTTGCCGAAGAATTCCGGCGCCTTTCCGACACCCTGGGACGCTGTGTGGCCTGGGCCACGGATCTGGAAAAAGAGGAACCCCTGGTGGGTTGGGCCCGAGAACTGGAACCTGACGGCACCCTGCTTTTAGAGGTAGAGGGGAAGACCCTCCCCCTAGAGACGGGGGAGGTCATTTATCTCTTTTAA
- a CDS encoding nucleotidyltransferase domain-containing protein, which produces MRALGLRNYQAILFGSFARGDFGETSDVDLLIISEELPRDLRERMEVLSRARLVAPRVEPVGWRPEEWEARKERGDPFIKILEEEGIPLS; this is translated from the coding sequence TTGAGGGCCCTGGGACTTCGGAATTATCAGGCTATACTCTTCGGATCCTTTGCTCGCGGAGATTTCGGAGAAACCAGTGACGTGGATCTTCTCATCATCTCTGAGGAACTTCCCCGGGATCTGCGGGAAAGGATGGAGGTTCTTTCCCGGGCCCGTCTGGTGGCCCCTAGGGTGGAGCCGGTGGGCTGGCGCCCTGAGGAGTGGGAGGCCCGTAAAGAAAGGGGCGATCCCTTTATAAAGATTCTGGAGGAAGAAGGAATTCCTTTGTCTTAA
- a CDS encoding TIGR00725 family protein has protein sequence MVLRNRRRVAVIGTGIAGKEVYEAAYRVGRLLAERGAIVYTGGLGGVMEAASRGALEAGGLTVGILPGNKVEEANPYVEIPIVTDMGHARNVILIRSVEGVIAVSGGYGTLSEIALALKMWKPVFGLRTWPGIEGVTYVETPEEAVEKLFRLLEGDM, from the coding sequence ATGGTTTTAAGGAATAGGCGTCGGGTGGCGGTCATCGGGACGGGCATTGCCGGAAAAGAGGTCTATGAAGCGGCTTACAGGGTGGGAAGGCTTCTGGCCGAAAGAGGGGCCATCGTCTACACCGGGGGGCTGGGAGGGGTCATGGAGGCCGCAAGCCGGGGGGCCTTGGAGGCCGGGGGCCTTACGGTGGGCATCCTCCCCGGGAACAAGGTCGAAGAGGCCAATCCTTATGTAGAGATCCCCATAGTCACGGACATGGGGCATGCCCGAAACGTGATCCTTATTCGTTCGGTGGAGGGGGTGATTGCCGTCTCCGGGGGTTACGGAACCCTTTCGGAGATCGCTTTGGCCCTCAAGATGTGGAAGCCGGTCTTTGGTCTGCGGACCTGGCCGGGCATTGAAGGGGTGACCTATGTGGAAACCCCCGAAGAGGCCGTAGAAAAGCTTTTCCGGCTCCTAGAGGGGGATATGTAG